One window of Phycisphaeraceae bacterium genomic DNA carries:
- a CDS encoding LamG domain-containing protein, with product MNVRVFTFGGAMMMVSFAHASPQAFQDEVTASGPVLWYQMNEQTGNAVNHGSLGSSHDLVFQGSVGRDVSTYAGDSAVRFSDPNSYGESLGLSSLTGNPTFTCEAIVRLDQNGSAGNWGPFLHWGGGSTGTAVYFSVSSNDNTSVYTGFYNAGVRTSSVGGDRWVHVAWVREGGNSTSDGTTLYINGIAQTVVQDPALSPGFLNASSINVTSTPFTINRAANLFGTRFFTGEIDEVALYDRALTPAEIAAHVGASGLTCYADCDGVPVLNIFDYICFGNAYSTQDPYADCDGSGVLNIFDYICFGNAYSAGCP from the coding sequence ATGAACGTGCGCGTATTCACTTTCGGTGGTGCGATGATGATGGTCAGCTTTGCGCATGCAAGCCCGCAGGCGTTCCAGGATGAGGTCACTGCGTCCGGACCAGTTCTCTGGTATCAGATGAACGAGCAGACCGGAAATGCTGTCAACCATGGTTCGCTGGGATCGTCGCACGATCTGGTTTTCCAGGGAAGCGTTGGCAGGGATGTCTCAACGTATGCCGGTGATAGCGCAGTGCGTTTCAGCGATCCAAACTCGTACGGCGAATCGCTTGGTTTGTCCTCGCTGACAGGGAATCCGACGTTTACATGTGAGGCAATCGTGCGTCTGGATCAGAACGGGAGCGCAGGAAACTGGGGTCCGTTCCTCCATTGGGGTGGTGGCTCAACCGGCACAGCAGTGTACTTCTCTGTTTCAAGCAATGACAACACAAGCGTGTACACCGGGTTTTACAATGCCGGTGTGCGCACATCCTCAGTTGGCGGTGATCGGTGGGTGCATGTTGCGTGGGTTCGAGAGGGCGGGAACAGCACTTCTGACGGCACAACGCTCTATATCAACGGCATTGCTCAAACTGTCGTGCAGGATCCTGCGCTGAGTCCCGGTTTTCTCAATGCCAGTTCCATCAACGTCACGTCGACGCCGTTTACTATCAATCGCGCCGCCAACCTCTTTGGCACACGATTCTTTACCGGCGAGATTGATGAAGTTGCGTTGTACGATCGTGCCTTAACACCTGCCGAGATTGCTGCACATGTTGGTGCATCAGGCCTCACGTGTTACGCCGACTGTGACGGGGTTCCTGTCCTCAATATCTTCGACTACATCTGCTTTGGAAACGCGTACAGCACACAGGACCCTTACGCAGATTGCGATGGTTCAGGCGTATTGAATATCTTTGATTACATCTGCTTCGGCAATGCGTACAGCGCTGGTTGTCCGTAA
- a CDS encoding PEP-CTERM sorting domain-containing protein, which produces MKRSLCAVVALACTSAVRAQLNVAIAAAATPTSCQFTDVQQMLAGSGLFSSVSYVEVMTQTPSLAELQQYDAVITWSNLSYQSGEALGNVLADYVDAGGGVVVATFANSSVTAERSLTGRWSTGYDVILPRSGNQGGNASLGQILDPSHPIMDSVTTFTGGTSMSRPSMTLLEVGATEIAQWNDGRTLVAVGANPKRVDLGFYPPSSNCTSAWWSSGTDGGRMLAQALAFVATDTGCYADCDGSGALNIFDYICFGNEYSVGTSYADCDGSGALNIFDYICFGNEYSAGCP; this is translated from the coding sequence GTGAAAAGGTCACTCTGTGCTGTCGTTGCGCTTGCGTGCACATCGGCTGTCCGTGCACAACTCAACGTAGCTATTGCAGCCGCAGCGACTCCAACCTCATGTCAGTTTACCGATGTGCAGCAGATGCTGGCTGGTTCCGGATTATTTTCCTCGGTGAGTTATGTCGAGGTGATGACACAAACACCATCGCTTGCTGAGCTTCAGCAGTACGATGCGGTTATTACCTGGTCAAATCTGAGTTACCAGAGCGGCGAAGCGCTTGGCAATGTGCTTGCAGATTACGTCGATGCGGGTGGCGGGGTTGTTGTCGCGACCTTTGCGAACAGCTCTGTGACTGCAGAGCGATCATTGACCGGACGATGGTCAACCGGGTATGACGTGATCCTGCCACGCTCAGGAAATCAGGGCGGTAACGCGTCGCTGGGTCAGATCCTTGATCCATCCCATCCAATCATGGACAGCGTGACGACATTTACAGGTGGGACCTCGATGTCCCGTCCGAGCATGACATTGCTGGAAGTTGGCGCGACAGAAATAGCTCAATGGAACGATGGAAGAACGCTGGTTGCAGTTGGTGCAAATCCCAAGCGCGTCGATCTCGGGTTTTATCCGCCTTCAAGCAACTGCACCTCAGCGTGGTGGTCATCCGGAACCGATGGGGGCCGGATGCTGGCACAAGCACTCGCATTTGTTGCGACTGACACAGGCTGCTACGCAGATTGCGATGGCTCGGGTGCACTAAACATCTTCGACTATATCTGCTTCGGCAACGAGTACTCAGTGGGCACGTCGTACGCAGACTGCGACGGCTCGGGTGCGCTGAACATCTTCGATTACATCTGCTTCGGCAACGAGTACAGCGCTGGATGTCCGTAA